A single region of the Echinimonas agarilytica genome encodes:
- a CDS encoding cellulase family glycosylhydrolase — translation MFKQKALAIAVMLYTGSSLAAEVTLVVDNDWGDGFVGKVVIDNTDGDATVQDWQLSWEFDREIEQMWNATYTATGNVIEADNLGWNGSIPVGGIVEFGFKASPGNYSGQPIFELNGNSTGGGDGGGDGGGDGGDLPGVVACGVDPTEFPSNDDWLTTDGNQIVDQDGNSVWITGANWFGLNASERVFHGLWSVNLENLVEQTAARGINLIRVPIGTELMKEWMNGEFNDTNVNLSTNPDLTGKNSLEIFDQFLSVAKACGVKVMMDVHHPDQNNSGHTYWGWEKGNITVDDFYDTWGWFAERYKNDDTIVAYDLQNEPHGIPNGSLGNDINRQEDESWEEYCLRKPESEMTEFAKWDGTTDSNNWKHVAETAAARVLEVNPNALILVEGIEAYPRYGKWVNNKSSPIPGQGDQCYDFNWWGGNLRGVAEHEVMVPGHQAQIMYSPHDYGPLVYLQPWFQTEFTRDSLREDVWNPNWLYIHNNNISPLLIGEWGGFMDGSINQQWMEALRDEIVDLQLHHTFWAINPNSGDTGGLLKDDWLTWDEEKYSLLKPALWQNGTKFVGLDHQAKIGGTADVGISLSEHYESP, via the coding sequence ATGTTTAAGCAGAAAGCACTGGCCATAGCAGTGATGCTCTATACCGGATCATCTCTTGCAGCAGAAGTGACTCTTGTTGTGGATAATGATTGGGGGGATGGCTTTGTTGGCAAAGTCGTCATTGATAACACCGACGGTGACGCTACGGTACAAGATTGGCAGCTCAGCTGGGAATTTGATCGAGAAATTGAGCAAATGTGGAATGCGACATATACCGCGACGGGGAATGTCATTGAAGCTGACAATTTAGGCTGGAACGGTTCTATTCCTGTCGGTGGTATTGTTGAATTTGGCTTCAAAGCGTCTCCGGGTAACTATTCGGGCCAGCCTATATTTGAACTTAACGGAAACTCAACGGGCGGTGGTGATGGTGGAGGAGATGGTGGCGGAGACGGTGGTGATTTACCCGGCGTTGTGGCCTGTGGTGTCGACCCGACTGAATTCCCCTCCAATGACGACTGGCTGACAACAGACGGAAACCAAATTGTTGATCAAGATGGAAATTCAGTATGGATCACGGGTGCTAATTGGTTTGGACTTAACGCTTCTGAGCGGGTGTTTCATGGCCTTTGGAGCGTGAATCTTGAAAATTTGGTAGAGCAAACTGCTGCTCGAGGCATTAATTTGATTCGGGTTCCGATTGGCACCGAATTAATGAAAGAATGGATGAACGGTGAATTTAACGATACCAATGTTAACTTGTCGACAAATCCAGATTTGACGGGCAAAAACAGCTTAGAAATATTTGATCAATTTTTGTCTGTGGCGAAAGCGTGTGGCGTAAAAGTGATGATGGATGTGCATCACCCCGATCAAAATAATTCAGGTCACACATACTGGGGATGGGAAAAAGGAAACATTACTGTAGATGACTTCTACGACACTTGGGGTTGGTTTGCTGAACGATATAAAAATGACGATACCATCGTCGCCTACGATCTACAAAATGAGCCCCACGGTATTCCAAATGGAAGCTTGGGCAATGACATTAATCGTCAAGAGGATGAAAGTTGGGAAGAATATTGCCTTCGTAAGCCCGAAAGTGAGATGACGGAGTTTGCAAAATGGGATGGCACTACGGACTCTAACAACTGGAAACATGTTGCTGAAACAGCCGCAGCTCGTGTGCTTGAGGTGAATCCGAATGCACTCATCTTGGTAGAAGGGATTGAGGCGTACCCTCGTTACGGCAAATGGGTGAACAACAAGTCTTCGCCAATTCCAGGGCAGGGTGATCAGTGCTATGACTTTAATTGGTGGGGCGGTAATTTACGGGGTGTGGCTGAACATGAAGTCATGGTACCCGGTCATCAAGCGCAAATTATGTATTCTCCTCATGACTATGGCCCGTTAGTGTATTTACAGCCTTGGTTCCAAACTGAATTTACGCGAGACAGTCTTCGTGAAGATGTTTGGAATCCTAATTGGCTCTATATCCATAACAACAACATTTCTCCACTATTAATCGGTGAGTGGGGCGGATTTATGGATGGCAGCATTAACCAGCAATGGATGGAAGCGCTAAGAGATGAGATTGTTGATTTGCAGTTGCATCATACATTCTGGGCCATTAACCCCAATTCCGGCGATACCGGTGGTTTATTGAAAGACGATTGGCTGACATGGGACGAAGAAAAGTACAGCCTGTTGAAGCCTGCGCTTTGGCAAAATGGTACCAAGTTCGTTGGTTTGGATCATCAAGCCAAAATTGGCGGTACGGCTGATGTAGGTATATCACTCTCTGAACACTATGAATCGCCTTAA
- the tsaA gene encoding tRNA (N6-threonylcarbamoyladenosine(37)-N6)-methyltransferase TrmO, with amino-acid sequence MITIGYVRSPYLEKFAVPRQPGLAKAAIGHCDLVGECGHPEAVRGLGEFSHIWVIFEFHQTKQQGWKPLVRPPRLGGNRKVGVFASRSTYRPNSIGMSLVKIIAIDHLFVDGKPVNRISVEGLDLVDGTPILDIKPYLAYAESVPDAKGGYADSPPPATKRIVFGQSARDQLAPNTILLIEQVLQQDPRPAYQRDQIGDRIYGVKLDGWNIRFRFATVDEIEVVDVLAL; translated from the coding sequence ATGATTACTATCGGCTACGTTCGTTCCCCATATCTCGAAAAGTTTGCAGTACCTCGCCAACCTGGGTTGGCCAAAGCAGCAATCGGTCATTGTGATTTAGTGGGAGAATGTGGCCATCCCGAAGCTGTTCGAGGGTTGGGTGAATTTAGCCACATCTGGGTGATCTTTGAATTTCATCAAACCAAACAACAAGGCTGGAAACCGCTCGTTCGCCCTCCCCGATTAGGTGGAAATCGAAAAGTCGGAGTGTTTGCCTCTCGGAGTACTTATCGGCCAAACTCCATTGGAATGTCTCTGGTGAAAATAATTGCCATTGACCATCTCTTCGTCGATGGAAAGCCAGTGAATCGTATATCGGTGGAAGGTTTAGATCTGGTGGACGGCACGCCTATTCTCGACATAAAACCCTACCTTGCTTACGCAGAATCCGTTCCTGATGCCAAAGGAGGCTACGCAGACAGTCCTCCACCTGCAACCAAGCGCATTGTTTTTGGGCAATCAGCTCGCGACCAATTAGCGCCCAATACAATTCTATTGATTGAACAAGTGTTGCAACAAGATCCCCGGCCAGCGTATCAACGCGATCAAATCGGTGATCGCATTTATGGCGTAAAACTAGATGGATGGAATATAAGGTTTCGATTTGCGACGGTGGACGAAATAGAAGTTGTTGATGTATTGGCACTTTGA
- the rcsF gene encoding Rcs stress response system protein RcsF, which produces MNKILLLACATTLVGCANNYDVSTNLDKENFTEYFKPSQVQVFESDQIPSGYKNIGSIEGMSCQQAENDVPAATADARTQARIAAANLKANGIVIDVCETEYNTESPQCLTLVTCYARALAVPSQSQP; this is translated from the coding sequence GTGAATAAGATATTGTTACTCGCATGCGCGACAACGCTGGTGGGATGCGCCAACAACTACGATGTGAGCACCAACCTCGATAAAGAAAATTTTACCGAGTACTTCAAGCCAAGCCAAGTCCAAGTGTTCGAAAGTGACCAGATCCCATCTGGCTACAAAAATATCGGCAGTATCGAAGGCATGAGTTGCCAACAAGCCGAAAACGATGTGCCGGCGGCCACAGCAGATGCAAGAACCCAAGCGCGCATTGCTGCTGCAAATCTCAAAGCCAATGGTATCGTGATTGACGTGTGTGAAACAGAATACAACACAGAATCACCACAATGCCTAACGCTTGTCACCTGTTATGCCCGCGCTTTGGCGGTTCCGAGTCAATCTCAGCCATGA
- a CDS encoding H-NS family nucleoid-associated regulatory protein → MSDIADILGNTRRLRAALRGESSERLVEFKEKLEALIVEVEEQEAEELEQQKERLEQIEKIKALMAESDITEEDLLGDAAAPIKAKRAPRPPKYKFWLEDGSEATWTGQGRTPKALQAQLDSGKALEEFLI, encoded by the coding sequence ATGAGTGACATTGCTGACATTTTAGGTAATACCCGCCGTTTACGTGCGGCTTTGCGTGGCGAATCTTCTGAACGTCTTGTTGAGTTCAAGGAAAAACTTGAAGCTTTAATTGTTGAAGTTGAAGAACAAGAAGCCGAAGAACTTGAACAACAAAAAGAACGCCTCGAGCAAATTGAAAAAATTAAAGCCCTCATGGCTGAAAGCGATATCACAGAAGAAGATTTGTTGGGCGATGCAGCTGCTCCGATAAAAGCAAAACGCGCTCCTCGCCCACCGAAATACAAGTTTTGGCTTGAAGATGGCTCTGAAGCAACTTGGACTGGCCAAGGTCGCACACCTAAGGCCTTACAAGCACAACTTGATTCAGGAAAAGCACTAGAAGAGTTCTTAATTTAA
- a CDS encoding OmpP1/FadL family transporter, giving the protein MKILSTPCAIAVGCAFSILSPQVIAAGFQIHEHSANGLGRAFAGEAATVENASILARNPAAMSRFGTISMSGQLTYINPSVDLKGTTTNHLAEGYNTLAPIASGLSGQQLPSVDSQRPANAEDFAPSAVVPSFAVIVPINERWHVGLATFSNFGLSTEFSEGFNATEYGQKTELITININPNISYQVNQELSIGLGVNAVYADGSIRSSTPLYFNDDNAAYGAYNSIANGLNPQLPDGAQLPNLPQIPGGAKIGDVSGDGWDWGWNIGLLWAPTPDTDIGLTYRSEVNVDLEGDFNSDLLQMSNVPGSLGLDLPALAEFAVNHRMDDQWSVQASLNYTGWGTFEELTVDFDETTPIGDDILLKEENFEHSWRASLGLTYIMDEHWTIRGGYAYDDSPVKDEYRTISIPDTSRQWFTAGFTYELDKSSSIDVGAAFIHGRKESVHEEFLVDGSPITTLDATLDKVNAYLFSAQYNYAF; this is encoded by the coding sequence ATGAAAATTTTATCGACACCTTGTGCAATCGCTGTAGGTTGTGCATTTTCTATACTATCGCCCCAAGTTATCGCTGCTGGATTTCAAATTCACGAGCACAGTGCCAATGGTTTAGGCCGAGCATTTGCAGGTGAAGCTGCCACCGTTGAAAACGCCTCAATCTTGGCCCGTAACCCTGCGGCAATGAGCCGCTTTGGCACAATATCTATGAGCGGCCAACTGACGTATATAAATCCGTCAGTTGATCTCAAAGGAACCACCACCAATCACTTGGCTGAAGGCTACAATACCCTAGCACCTATAGCTTCTGGGCTTTCAGGTCAGCAACTACCATCGGTCGACTCGCAGCGCCCCGCAAATGCAGAAGATTTTGCGCCAAGCGCAGTTGTTCCCAGTTTCGCCGTCATTGTGCCAATCAACGAGCGCTGGCATGTGGGTTTAGCCACATTTTCAAATTTTGGCTTAAGCACCGAATTCTCGGAAGGTTTCAATGCCACAGAATACGGCCAAAAAACCGAGCTCATCACGATTAATATTAACCCCAATATCTCATATCAGGTCAACCAAGAGCTATCTATCGGTTTAGGCGTGAATGCCGTATACGCAGATGGCAGCATTCGCTCAAGTACGCCACTTTACTTTAATGATGACAACGCCGCATACGGCGCTTATAACAGCATTGCAAATGGGCTAAATCCCCAGTTACCTGATGGTGCTCAGTTACCTAATCTTCCACAGATTCCCGGCGGCGCTAAAATTGGTGATGTTTCCGGAGACGGATGGGACTGGGGTTGGAATATCGGCCTATTGTGGGCTCCAACGCCAGATACAGATATTGGACTGACCTATCGTTCAGAGGTGAATGTAGACTTGGAAGGCGACTTCAATTCAGATCTGCTTCAGATGTCGAATGTTCCAGGCAGTTTAGGCCTAGATTTACCCGCTCTGGCAGAATTCGCAGTGAATCATCGAATGGACGACCAGTGGTCAGTGCAAGCTAGCCTCAACTATACAGGGTGGGGAACATTCGAAGAACTCACCGTTGATTTCGATGAGACGACACCCATCGGTGATGACATATTATTGAAGGAAGAAAACTTTGAGCACTCTTGGCGCGCTTCATTAGGGCTCACCTATATCATGGATGAGCATTGGACCATCCGAGGCGGATACGCCTATGACGATAGCCCCGTCAAAGATGAATATCGTACGATTTCAATTCCAGACACCTCACGCCAATGGTTTACTGCAGGCTTCACCTATGAGTTGGATAAGTCATCGAGTATTGACGTTGGCGCTGCATTTATTCATGGTCGTAAAGAATCTGTTCATGAAGAGTTTCTCGTTGATGGAAGCCCCATTACAACACTCGATGCAACATTGGATAAAGTAAACGCATATTTGTTTTCTGCGCAATATAACTACGCTTTCTAA
- a CDS encoding GNAT family N-acetyltransferase, translated as MIEQNSLYRDLDGYDENAWHLMLFDQQALIGYARLVPPERPGDVVKLGRLVVAKNYRKQGVAQQMMKTLIQFSSKDFPNSDITLSAQIHLTEFYSGLGFKVRGESYDDGGIEHVDMFKTA; from the coding sequence ATGATTGAACAAAATAGCCTCTATCGCGATCTTGATGGGTATGACGAGAACGCTTGGCACCTTATGCTATTTGATCAACAAGCACTCATCGGTTATGCCCGCTTGGTGCCTCCGGAACGTCCTGGTGATGTGGTGAAGTTGGGCCGCTTAGTGGTGGCCAAAAATTATCGCAAGCAAGGTGTCGCGCAACAAATGATGAAGACCCTCATTCAGTTCAGTAGCAAGGATTTTCCCAATTCAGACATCACGTTATCTGCGCAAATTCATTTAACCGAATTTTATTCGGGGCTTGGGTTTAAAGTACGGGGAGAGTCATATGATGATGGCGGCATTGAACACGTTGACATGTTCAAAACCGCCTAG
- a CDS encoding DUF3379 family protein, producing MDDLEFRKRLIADPYDNDAAMKEAIQTSRERQSQVAEMKAFDDKIAAALAVDVPEGLADELLFKQRFDQHKEQHQTRKWIFAMAASITLVVTATFALWPQPHSELANYALAHVYHEPAVLSDVNEHATLSQVNAKLAGYGAHLTEAVAPVYYANHCDFKGKRSLHLVMGVNDERVTVFVVPNVNDFKEVSKHFSDGQFKGQVFVHGTTGLVVIGKSEQHIQKLEQTLEENINWGPI from the coding sequence ATGGATGATTTAGAGTTCCGTAAACGGCTGATTGCCGATCCGTATGACAACGATGCGGCAATGAAGGAAGCCATACAAACCAGTCGTGAGCGCCAATCTCAAGTGGCTGAAATGAAAGCGTTTGATGATAAAATAGCTGCAGCACTCGCAGTGGATGTGCCAGAGGGCCTAGCCGATGAGCTATTGTTCAAGCAACGCTTCGACCAGCATAAAGAGCAGCATCAAACTCGGAAATGGATATTTGCGATGGCGGCAAGTATCACTTTGGTGGTCACAGCAACGTTTGCGCTTTGGCCTCAACCCCATTCAGAACTTGCTAATTACGCGTTGGCGCATGTGTATCATGAGCCAGCAGTTTTGAGCGACGTAAATGAACATGCCACATTATCGCAAGTCAATGCCAAACTTGCGGGTTATGGCGCACACCTAACCGAAGCGGTTGCACCGGTGTACTATGCAAACCACTGTGATTTTAAGGGAAAGCGCAGCTTGCATCTGGTAATGGGCGTGAATGATGAGCGCGTGACGGTGTTTGTTGTACCCAACGTGAATGACTTTAAAGAAGTGTCCAAGCACTTTTCCGACGGTCAGTTCAAAGGTCAAGTATTCGTGCACGGCACCACAGGGTTGGTTGTCATTGGAAAATCTGAACAACACATTCAAAAACTTGAACAAACCCTCGAAGAGAATATTAATTGGGGCCCTATCTAA
- a CDS encoding sigma-70 family RNA polymerase sigma factor, translating to MNTKQNRYEALVKAFHKDMYRYAYWLCQDSTVSKDLVQETFLRAWKSLDSLKDSKAAKSWLITILRRENARRFERKQFDLVDMDDVTLSDTATLSAEAEMEQQLIRRQMQMLAPEYREPLMMQIIGGYTGEEIAAELGLNKNTVMTRLFRARNQLKEALEGQISNRRHSNG from the coding sequence ATGAATACAAAACAAAATCGCTATGAAGCCCTTGTTAAAGCGTTTCATAAAGACATGTACAGATACGCCTACTGGCTTTGTCAGGATAGTACAGTGTCGAAAGACTTGGTTCAGGAAACTTTTTTGCGAGCTTGGAAATCCCTCGACTCCTTGAAAGATTCCAAAGCTGCAAAGTCTTGGCTCATCACTATTTTACGGCGTGAAAACGCGCGTCGCTTTGAACGTAAGCAGTTTGATTTGGTCGACATGGACGATGTAACGCTATCAGATACCGCCACTTTAAGCGCAGAAGCTGAAATGGAACAGCAGTTGATACGTCGACAAATGCAAATGCTTGCACCGGAATATCGAGAACCACTGATGATGCAAATTATCGGCGGCTATACTGGCGAAGAAATAGCAGCAGAACTTGGCCTGAACAAAAACACGGTAATGACGCGGCTCTTCAGAGCCAGAAATCAGTTAAAAGAAGCACTGGAAGGCCAAATCTCAAATAGGAGGCACAGCAATGGATGA
- a CDS encoding YfcZ/YiiS family protein produces the protein MSQNLSEKVHESQACCCVDVGSILDNSDTKASQTALCANETEAKALLEVWHKSAVKASSEPFEMTHQIDPVQDGVQLSVEFTFSCQAEALIFQLGQR, from the coding sequence ATGAGTCAAAATCTTTCAGAAAAAGTTCATGAATCTCAAGCTTGTTGCTGCGTAGATGTTGGTTCAATTTTGGACAACAGCGACACAAAAGCAAGTCAAACGGCATTGTGTGCAAATGAAACAGAAGCGAAAGCACTGCTTGAAGTTTGGCATAAAAGCGCCGTAAAAGCTTCTTCTGAACCCTTTGAAATGACTCATCAAATTGATCCCGTACAAGACGGTGTTCAATTATCAGTGGAGTTCACTTTTTCGTGTCAAGCTGAAGCACTTATTTTTCAGCTCGGACAGCGATAA
- a CDS encoding BatD family protein: MHRLFIWIIVLVAFPAKALTSIEATIDKNPVLTNESFVLQIVADDDIPRDAIDTSILLKNFVVGQTHVNRSTKSVNFKTSRSTTWTTVLIARTPGTYTIPAFRYDGVASRPISLTVAKETQGAANQRDIYIENKMSTERAYPGQVAVLDTKLYLSVQLERGRLSDPEGDGLDFSQMGEDTDNIEIVNGKRYRVISRKYAVSAEESGMYSLRPPMFAGTVVTAQARSFFDNARTRPVQVVSDDKQLFIMPIPDEAEQPFIPAEYITIEEQSDDQSSIYVGEPVSRKIVITANGISEDRLPVSGVQYPTNVNVYPDKTETSTTYRGNSVITQRVETSAFIATEPGTLSLPPVTLKYWDTRYHQMAEVTLPARSIEVLPAQAATGEPEVALPDFEATPTRAPVWLYSALTAVSVLWFVTLLAWWLHVRYLKQILPSHIKVPPKKPKAPQNESWKDLVQALEQPQMGDLSQPMRRWLKETYQVSTLSHLLVQHPESSQHIKAVEVLYNKVKSTRYGHDSSDASCKELKQALEFMRDELTSQGKAKSETFELYR, translated from the coding sequence ATGCATCGTTTATTTATATGGATTATTGTACTGGTCGCATTTCCGGCTAAAGCCCTCACCAGCATTGAGGCCACAATTGATAAAAACCCAGTGCTCACGAATGAATCATTTGTACTGCAAATTGTAGCCGACGACGACATTCCAAGAGATGCCATCGACACGAGTATTTTGTTGAAAAATTTCGTGGTTGGTCAAACACACGTGAATCGTTCTACCAAGAGCGTAAATTTCAAAACTTCACGCTCCACAACTTGGACAACCGTGCTCATTGCTCGCACGCCTGGAACCTATACCATTCCGGCTTTTCGCTACGACGGAGTTGCTTCTCGCCCAATCAGCCTGACGGTTGCAAAAGAAACTCAAGGTGCCGCCAATCAACGCGATATCTATATAGAAAACAAAATGTCGACCGAGCGCGCTTACCCAGGACAAGTCGCTGTGCTGGATACCAAGTTGTACCTATCGGTGCAACTGGAGCGAGGACGCTTGTCCGATCCGGAAGGCGATGGCCTGGACTTTTCTCAAATGGGAGAAGACACGGACAATATTGAAATTGTAAATGGTAAACGCTATCGCGTGATTAGCCGCAAATATGCAGTATCAGCTGAAGAAAGTGGCATGTATTCATTGCGCCCGCCCATGTTTGCCGGAACGGTCGTAACGGCCCAGGCTCGTAGCTTCTTTGACAATGCCAGAACACGACCAGTGCAAGTGGTATCAGATGACAAACAGCTCTTTATCATGCCGATTCCTGATGAGGCAGAACAACCGTTCATTCCTGCTGAATATATCACTATCGAAGAGCAATCTGACGACCAATCAAGTATTTATGTGGGCGAACCTGTCAGTCGGAAAATTGTCATTACTGCGAATGGTATTTCAGAAGATAGGCTTCCCGTCTCAGGTGTTCAGTACCCTACCAATGTGAATGTTTATCCTGATAAGACTGAGACCAGCACCACATATCGTGGCAATAGCGTCATTACGCAACGAGTTGAAACATCTGCATTTATTGCGACAGAACCCGGTACTTTAAGTTTGCCCCCAGTGACCTTGAAGTATTGGGATACGCGATACCATCAAATGGCGGAAGTGACACTTCCAGCTCGCTCAATAGAAGTACTTCCAGCTCAAGCTGCCACAGGAGAACCAGAGGTCGCACTGCCAGATTTTGAGGCAACGCCTACTCGCGCTCCGGTATGGCTTTACTCGGCGCTCACTGCCGTTTCAGTACTTTGGTTCGTAACGCTATTGGCTTGGTGGCTTCATGTGCGTTATCTCAAGCAGATATTGCCTAGTCACATAAAAGTCCCACCGAAGAAGCCAAAAGCCCCGCAAAATGAAAGTTGGAAAGACTTAGTTCAGGCACTCGAACAACCACAAATGGGCGATCTGAGTCAGCCTATGCGCCGTTGGCTTAAGGAAACTTATCAAGTGTCGACTTTGAGTCATTTGTTGGTGCAACACCCCGAATCATCACAACATATCAAAGCCGTCGAAGTGCTTTACAATAAAGTGAAGTCCACACGCTACGGCCATGATTCATCCGACGCGTCATGCAAAGAATTGAAGCAGGCCCTTGAATTCATGCGAGATGAACTAACGTCTCAAGGCAAAGCAAAGTCCGAAACATTTGAATTGTATCGTTGA